The Candidatus Aramenus sp. CH1 DNA segment AAAGGATGGGCCCTTGGCTCCTACTTAAGTGTAAAAAATCAGGGCATTTTTAGGAGCGATATGGCGAAGAGGACGAAACTCACTCCCTCTCCGAGTTCAGCTAATCTGTCGAGCAGACCGCTCAAGAATAGGGCGTATGCACCTATGTAAGCTCCTATTATTATCCCGAATATGAATATGCCTTGAATGAAGTAAATGGTTAGGTCGCTCTTCTCCCCCATGATGAGGTAGTAAAGCCTCTTGTCTCCAGTGATCCCGAAGACTAGCCTCTCAAAGCCTATTACGATGCCTACAAAGTAGAACGGGTATGGATTGAAGTTCAGCGCAACGCCCAGAAGCTGGCTAAGGCTAAAGTGAATCGTCAGAACCAGGTACAGGGCACTGCCAAACATCAGTAGCCCTATTAGGGAACTGCCCAGCCTGTTGGCTAATACACTATCGAGATTGGCCATCCCCACACACCTACCAGTCTTTCTCCCATCTCTATATCTATTAACTCGCCCAAAATAAGCCCACCTAGCAAGCCGAGTATCATCCCGCCAATCCCGCCAAGTTGCCATCCTATGCCAGCGCCAAGTACACCACCGATGCCTTTACCTAAGTACTTGTCCTGGACTTGATAGACTACAGCGAAGTCGTGTCCGCCCGTCTTCCCCTCTCTGGAAAGTAGGTAGGCCAAGTCAACCAGTGCCTCCTTCAGCTCGTTGAGATCGTTGGACTTATATAGGGCCGTGTAAACTTCTCTGTTGCCATCTTTTCTGTAATAGAGTGGGATGAACCCGGCCTTCTTGAACGTCAACAAGGAGCTCCTAGGGGATCCACTGTTCACCTTGACAACTAACTTATACATACATTCTAGTTTGAGAAAACACCTTTAATAACTTTCTTAAGTTCGAATTGTTAGCCTCAATCTTTTTACATAGTAAGCCAAGTAATTGTTTGGAGAGTCCACCATGGACTTAGATAGGAAAAAATTCTACGCAGTTGTGAGGGTAGATAACTTGGATCTACCTGAGGTTGTGACTAAATCAAGTTTTCATTCACACATTTCCTCAGCCGTAGACGAGGCAATAGAGAACCTCAAGCAGTACCTAAAGAACAACGGTATAAACGGCAAGTTCGACACCCACATAGAGGTCTTCGCCAAGGAGGAGTCAGTTTGTAGGCTTATCGAGATTATTAAAGCCAAAGTCAAAGCTTAATATAATGGTTGAACTCTCCGAGCCCCTGGAAAACTACTTGAAGGAGATTTACGAGATTGAGGCCCAGAGGGGCCACGCAAAGGTCTCCGAGCTGATCGTGGCCTTTAACGTGTCACCTGGGACCATAAGCAAGGCAATAAGCAGGCTGGAATTCCTCGGGCTAATAGTGAGGGATAGAAAGGGGATAAGGCTTACGCCGGAGGGAAGGCGACTGGCCGAGAGGTTGATAAGGTCTCATAGGCTCTCAGAGAGACTGTTGACGGACGTGTTGGGCCTCGACTGGATTAGGGCCCACGAGATAGCCCACAAGTTAGAGCACATATGGCCAAACGACGTCCTAGACAAGATAGACGCAGTGTTGGGCTTCCCGTCAACGTGTCCACACGGGCACCCAATACCGGGAAGGGGAGAAGTAAAGGGAACCCCACTTTCGCAGACGCAGTCTGGCTCATACAAGGTAGTCATGATAGTAAAGGAAGAGGAGTGGATACTAAGGGAGGCTGAAAAGATGGGGCTAATCCCAGGGAGGGTGATATCTGTCAAGAGGGAAGGGGACAAGGTCTTCCTGGAGGTGGACGGTAAACTCGTAGAGGTGCCAAGGGCCCTCGTGGAGCAGGTGATGGTAAACGCCTGAGCTAAACGAACTAATGAAGAAGATTCTCGTGCACATATACAAGTACGGCCCAGACAACCCTTGGTATATGGCGAGGAGGCTCTTAGGCGAGAGCGGTTGGGCTCCAAAGTACAACGAGGACGAAATAGACCTGGCTTGTAGGGAGCTCGAGAAGATGGGCTACTTAACTAGGTTCCAGGGAGCGTTAAAGAAGTCCGTGACGTCTTCAGTCAAACCCTGGCTAAAGGTGAAGGCAAAAGAAATGGGGCACAAACCTAAGGGTATTTACTTTGACCTAACCAAGGAAGGTAGGAAGGTAGCCTCACAGCTGTACAAGGAGTTTAGGGAAAATGAAACTAGTAAAGGCGTTAAGGGAAAATAAGGGCTACAGGTATTACTGGTTCGCCACTTCCCTTATGCACGTCTCTGGGGTAATGTACACTATAGCAGTGGCCTACCTCCTACTCCGGCTCTCCGCTCCCTTATACGTCGGAGTGTCGGGTATATCCATGGTGATATCCGCACTAGCTCCGTTCCCCTCTGGTTTCCTCGCTGACAGGGTAAACAGGAAGAGGACACTTGTCCTGCTAAGGGTTCTACAAGGGGTCTTCATAATAACCTCTTCCTTTGGGGTCCTCGCCTTAGTGATGTCTTACTTGGCGGTCACCTTCTTGGTCTCCTTTTCTTCTCCCTTTTCCGCAGGGATAATCCAGTCCGTACTTAAGAGGGGAGAGGTAATAGGGGCAACATCCCTCAATTCCCTTACAATATCCTTGTTCTCCTTAACCGGAGGAGTCCTAGCCCTAGCCTTCCCTCTCCTGGGAACCCTAACCTTTTTGTTCCTCACCTCTGCGTTCAGAGTGCTCTCGGCCGTGGTCATTTCCCTAATCCCGCTCAGCAGAGGAATGGTGGAAAAAGAAAGCCTTTCCTTGAGCGACATGAAGCTCTCAATACTCGTGTTCTCCGTGGCCTTTGCCTTTGTCGGCATAGCCCCCGTCATTGTGAACAGCTACGCCTTTGACGTCTTTAAGGACGAGCAGAGCTTAGCGCTGGTCTCGGCGTTTACCACTGTAGGTAGCGGAGTTGGAGCTTTCCTGTCCTCGAGGTTCAGCGAGAGGTTTCTCCTCACTACCGCAATACTGGGTGCCCTAGGGTTGGGGGTGTCCATGATCTCCATGTCCCTATTCAAGGACTACGCCGTCTTTACGTTAGTTGTCATTAGGGGAATTTTTACGTCGTTCCAGAACGTGAGCTGGAGGTCGATAATGAGGCTTAACGTTCCAAACCAAGTGATGGGAAGGGTCTGGGGTAGCGTGAAGACGCTCTCTTCAATAGTGGGGGGCGCGTTTAGCGTAGTATATTCCACGTTTTCTGTATATCCAGGGACAGCACTAGATATCCTAGGGTTTTTAATTATCTTGTTCGGAATACTCTTGATAGGAATTGGACGAAATAGTAAGAAAGATCTTGGAGTTCTCAGACCCTTACCTAGTGCTGAAGGAAAAGGTGAAGATTGAGGGCAACAAGCTCACCTATGGGAACTTCAGCGTTACCTTCGAGAGACCCCTGCTTATCTCCGTGGGAAAGGCCTCATATAAGATGGCCAAGTTCTTCCTGGAGAGGGTAAAGCCCGTGAGAAGCATAGTAGTGACTCCCAAGGGCTCAAATGTGATGCTCGATGCCGAAGTCATAGAGTCCACGCATCCCAACGTCAGCGAGCTCAGCGTGAGGTCGGCAAGGGAGGTAAAGGAGGCTTTAGCAAAGGAGAACTACGACCTAGTCCTCTTCCTACTCTCTGGCGGTGCATCTGCCCTCATGGAAGATCCCCTTATACCCTTGGAGGAGTTTTACGAGCTCAACAGGGCCCTAGTCTCCTCTGGACTTTCCATAAACGAGATCAACGTAGTTAGGAAACACCTCTCCACGGTCAAGGGAGGCAACTTGGGCCTACTGTCCAGGGCCCCCGTGGTCACCTTTATAGTTAGCGACGTCCCGGGGAATGACGTGAGTAGCATCGGCAGTGGACCTACAGCCCCAGACCCCTCCACAGTGGAGGATGCAAGAGACATCCTCTCCAGGATAGGCCTCGAAAAGTACTCATCCTTTTTGAGAGAGACGCCAAAGAATCTAGAAAACGTCAGGAACTTCGTTATCCTAGACAATATGCATGTGCTAAAACGCCTCTCTCAGATCCTCCTAAACCCCTTCATACTTACTTCAGAAATAAGGGGTGAGGCAAGTAGCCTTGGGGAAAACCTTGCCTCGATCTACAACTCCTCAATGGAGTACTCGATCCCCTTTTCCGGTAAGTTTTCACTAATAGTTGGAGGGGAGCCAGAGGTCACCATAAGGAAGGGGGAGAGGATAGGAAAGGGAGGGAGAAACGGAGAAGTCGCGTTATCTTTCCTAAAGTGGGTAAGGAAAAGGGGCAAGTTCAAGCTGTACGCCATAGCCACTGACGGTATAGACGGCAACAGCGAATACGCCGGTTGCGTTATAGACGAAGGATTTGACCTAGGCTACAGAGAGATAAGCGAAGCCCTGGCAAATCACTCCAGTTATGAGTTACTGGAGAAGTACAGGGTAACAGTAAAAACTGGGCTGACATACACTAACGTAAACAACGTCTACTTGCTTATCTCGTGATTCCTTATCTTCTTCTGTAGCATCAAGAGACCTCTGGCTATTGCCTCAGGTCTTGTTGGACAGCCTGGTAAGTAGATGTCGACCGGGATCCCTATTTCCGATGGCAAGACCGTGTTGTAAGAGTTCCAGAATATCCCTCCCTCTAGACTACACGCGCCCATGGATATTACATACTTGGGCTCCGGCATCTGCTCCCACACTATCCTCGCCGCTCTGGCCATCTTCCTCGTCATAGTCCCCTCAATCACGAGCAAGTTTGATTGCCTTGCTGAGGAGAACGGAAGTAGGCCAAACCTTTCCCCGTCGAACCTCGCTGCGGCAAAGGCCCCGAATTCAGTTCCACAGCAACTGGTGGTAAGGTGAGGTGGCCACAGCGAGAAGGAAATTCCCCAGTCTATGAGTTTCTTGATGGGTTTCCTGTTGATTAACCATTGGGCCGCCTTTTTGGCTGCCTCCTCCACGTTTCCAACTAACAATAGCTCTTCAGTCACAGTGCATCATTTAGTTAATCGTAGTGACAAATTATATACTTTTTTAACAAAACTTTTATCGCGGGTAAATACGCTCTCTGTAATCGTCAATTCTGTATCTAGGAAAAATGGAAATTTTTCATTTGTTCATCACATCGATCAGAGATCACCTCATCAATCACCCCTCAGCTTTTATCAACATGGAACAGCGAGCTTTATGGTTTGTGGATAAAAATAAAGTCTAATAGGATTCTCCTTTAGTTTATGATAATTAAGGTAGACCCTTTGAATCCTGAAATCGACAAGATAAGGATAGCTGCAGAGGTCATAAAGAAGGGAGGTTTAGTAGCATTCCCCACTGAAACAGTTTACGGGCTCGGTGGGAACGCCTTCAACCCAGAGGCTGCAGTAAAGGTTTTCAAGGCGAAGAACAGGCCCATGGATAACCCCCTAATAGTCCACATTTCCGACCTAGACCAGCTCTTCGAGGTAGCAAGGGGCATACCTGACCACGTGCTTGAGGTGGCTCAGAAGGTATGGCCAGGACCCCTAACCTTTGTCTTACCTAAGACCGATAAAGTCCCAAAGGAGACCACTGGAGGCCTTGACACTGTGGCAGTAAGGATGCCTGCCCATCCCATAGCCCTCCAGCTGATAAGGGAAAGTGGCGTTCCTATAGCAGCCCCAAGCGCCAACTTGGCTACAAGACCTAGCCCCACAAGAGCTGAGGACGTAATAGATGACTTAGACGACAAGGTAGACGTTATAATTGACGGCGGGGAGACGTTCTTTGGAGTGGAGTCCACTATAATTAACGTCACTGTTGACCCACCAGTCCTACTTAGGCCAGGGCCGTTCACGGTGGAGGAGCTGGAGAAGCTATTTGGCAAGATAGTTGTCCCCGAGGAGATAAGGACTGGCGGGTTTAAGGTTGCCTTGGCCCCGGGCATGAAGTACAAGCACTATGCTCCTAGGAAAAAGATGCTCTTAGTAGAAAATATGTCAATTTTCAGGGAAGTGGTGGAGGCGCTGAGGAAGAAGTACAAGGTGGCCGTGCTGTGCTCAACCGAGATGGCTCCCATGTTCGACGACCCTAAGATAATCCTGGGTAGCGAGAAGAACTTGTACGAGGTGGCGAAGAACCTGTTCGCGTCGTTTAGGAAATTAGATACGTTGGACGTGGACCTTGGCGTTCTACAGTCATTTCCCGAGGCTGGGATAGGATTGGCAATCATGAATAGGGCAAGGAAGGCGTCTGGGATGTCAATTATTAAGGAGATGGAGGATATAGAGAAATATGTTGGTAATTAAGCTGGACAAGGTCACCTCGACCCAGGATTTTGCGGAAGCAGTGTACTCCCTGCTCTATTCCGAGTACATAGTAGTTGCAGAGGAGCAGACCAAGGCTAGGGGTAGGCACGGAAGGGAGTGGTATTCGCCAAAGGGAGGCCTCTGGTTTACCTACGTCAAGTACAATTTCCTCCCGAGTCAAGTGCCAATGGCTACCTTGAAGTCCTCCCTTGCCATAAGGCAAGTCTTAGGCAAGTATGTAGATGCAAGGATAAGGTGGCCAAACGACATAGTGGTTAACAAGAAGAAGATCTCAGGAGTCCTCGTGGAGGCGATAGCTCAAGGTGAGACCTCCACGATTTTCATAGGCACTGGAGTTAACACTAACGTTACCGCTTTTCCTCAAGGGATTTCCGCGACTTCACTCTTCCTCGAGACGGGAAAGGAGTTCAACAACGACGAACTCCTGCTCGAGCTCGTTAAGTCCATTGACGAGTACCTAAAGATAGGGGACAAGGAAGCGATAGAAGAGGTCAACCGCTATTTGTCCATAAAGGACGAGAAGGTGAAAATCTACGGCAGGGACTTCGCAAAGGAGTGCGAGGCCCTATTCGTGGACAACTACGGAAGGTTAATAACTGACTGCGGTATATTTGAAGTGGAGGACGTCTTAAGGCTGGAGTCTTCTTAGGGCCTCCCAGAGCGACTCAAGGTAAGAGGGGTGGGGGGCGAAGAACTCCTTTGCCTCTGAAAGAGGCATTTTGGACAGTACCGACGCTATCGTCACTATTTCCTCCGCTCTCTCACTGAAGGCCACTGCTCCAGTGATCCTTCCTTCTTTTTGACAGACCTTTACGAAGCCCTCCGTCTCCTTCTCGGCTATGGCCCTAGGGTTTTCAGCCATGTTCACCCTGACGCATTGGCCCTCCATTTTACCGACATACGCTATCTGGGGCTCAGTATAGATGACTTTGGGTACCATCTCGCCCACGTACTTTTCCTTAAGGCCTATAGCGTTCTTCCCTGCTATTATCCCCTTGTGTATTGCCTCGTGTGCCGTAAAGCTCCCAGTTACGTCACCTGCCGCATATATGTTGCCCACTCCGGTGTACATCCTCTCGTCTGTTTTTATCCAGCCAGAGAACGTTCCCTCGAACCCCTTCAAGGAAGGCCTTCTCCCGAACGTGAATACTACTAGGTCCACGTTAACAGTCTCATTCCCGAACAAGACCTTCTTCTCATCTACCTTCGCTAAGTCGCCTAGGTGCAACTTTACCCCAAGTCTCTGGAAATACTTGGTGACCTCGGATCTTAAGTCTTCGTCTAAGTAGGGCAATAGCCTGTTCTCCTTTTCAAATATGTGAACTTCCTTTCCCAGCATCTTAAAAAGCCATCCGTACTCGACTCCCCCAACTCCTCCGCCTATTAGCCCTACCACGTTAAACTGTCCATCTAAGTAGGGAATGTTGTCTGAGGCTATTGTTCCCTTAACGCTGGGCTTCTCGGTACCAAGGGCTAGCACTACAGAGTCTGCCTCCATGCTCTGCCCTCCCACGTTTATTTTACCAGAGCTAAGGGAGGCTAAGCCGTGTACAACCTCTACGCCGTAGCTCTCCAAGGTCGCCTCAACTCCCTTTGACAGCCTGTTAATGGCGTCCTTCGCTAACATTTTAGCATCCTCAAAGGAGAACTCGACCTTTCTGCCAAGCCTTCCAAGCTGATACGCAATTACCCCAGGGTGGAGCATCGCCTTGGAGGGTATACAGCCGTAGAGGACGCAAGTCCCCCCAAGCTTTTCGTCTTTTTCTATTAGCGTCACCTTAGCATGTGAGCAGGCTGTTATTGCTGCGTAAAGTCCCGCGGGCCCGCTCCCAACTACAACTACTCTCATATGGTAAAATGAAAAGAGGTAACTAAAAAATTACTTTACAACGAGTACCGGTATCTTGGCCTCCTGGACAATCCTAGTGGACACGCTACCTAATAGGAGCCTCTTAAATGTAGAAAGACCTCTGCTCCCTGTGACTATAAGGTCAACCTTGTTTTTAGTCGCATAGTCGAGGATTGCCCCAGCGGGGTCCCCTTCAAGTACTTCTCCATTGGCGTTTACCCCCTTGGAGGCTGCCTGCTTCTTTGCCTCCTCCACGTCGCCCTTAGCCTTGTTGTAGACGCTCTCAATCACTTCTGCAGGGACTGGGGCAATACCCGCACCAGCAAAAATCGTCGAGTCAACGACCTCCACAATGTCCAGCTTAGCCGAGTACTTTGAAGCCAGTTCTATGGCGACGTCTAGCGCTCTCTTTGAGTTGTCCGAACCGTCATAAGCTACGAGTATATGAGAGAACATAAATCCTTATTGAAGAAAAGAAATATTAAATTTAATTACTGATTAGGAGACGTGCAATCCCCTTATTAGAAGATCTCCAGACATTACATTGTCTACTAGCTTTCTTTTCTTTCCTTCTGCCTCTATACCCCTCAGTAAGTCAACAAGGTTACCGGTGATTATGACGTCTCTTACTCCTTTCATGTCCTTGGAGAACCACGCTACTGGGGCGGTTACGCTGAACTCTCCCGTGTCGAAGTTGCTCGTGTGGACTCCCTGAACTTGATCTACTACGAGGTAGTTCTCTCTGCTTTCTAGAAGGTCCTTGTGCTCTATGACGAGGTTTGAGGGAGATATCCCAGGAGTAGTGAGGTAGCTCCTGGAAGCTGAGGCCGTGTGCTCGCTCTTGGACTTCAGTGCCCAGAACCAATTGCTGAGGAATCCCTTTACTTTCTTGTCTATTACCACGTTAATCCTAGACCCCTGCCCTTCTCCGTCGAACGACCTAGAGTACAAGGAGTCTTGGAGGGTCGGGTCGTCAACTACCTTAAGGCCTTCGTTTACCTGCATTCC contains these protein-coding regions:
- a CDS encoding metal-dependent transcriptional regulator; protein product: MVELSEPLENYLKEIYEIEAQRGHAKVSELIVAFNVSPGTISKAISRLEFLGLIVRDRKGIRLTPEGRRLAERLIRSHRLSERLLTDVLGLDWIRAHEIAHKLEHIWPNDVLDKIDAVLGFPSTCPHGHPIPGRGEVKGTPLSQTQSGSYKVVMIVKEEEWILREAEKMGLIPGRVISVKREGDKVFLEVDGKLVEVPRALVEQVMVNA
- a CDS encoding DUF4147 domain-containing protein; this translates as MDEIVRKILEFSDPYLVLKEKVKIEGNKLTYGNFSVTFERPLLISVGKASYKMAKFFLERVKPVRSIVVTPKGSNVMLDAEVIESTHPNVSELSVRSAREVKEALAKENYDLVLFLLSGGASALMEDPLIPLEEFYELNRALVSSGLSINEINVVRKHLSTVKGGNLGLLSRAPVVTFIVSDVPGNDVSSIGSGPTAPDPSTVEDARDILSRIGLEKYSSFLRETPKNLENVRNFVILDNMHVLKRLSQILLNPFILTSEIRGEASSLGENLASIYNSSMEYSIPFSGKFSLIVGGEPEVTIRKGERIGKGGRNGEVALSFLKWVRKRGKFKLYAIATDGIDGNSEYAGCVIDEGFDLGYREISEALANHSSYELLEKYRVTVKTGLTYTNVNNVYLLIS
- a CDS encoding NADH-quinone oxidoreductase subunit B, translating into MTEELLLVGNVEEAAKKAAQWLINRKPIKKLIDWGISFSLWPPHLTTSCCGTEFGAFAAARFDGERFGLLPFSSARQSNLLVIEGTMTRKMARAARIVWEQMPEPKYVISMGACSLEGGIFWNSYNTVLPSEIGIPVDIYLPGCPTRPEAIARGLLMLQKKIRNHEISK
- a CDS encoding threonylcarbamoyl-AMP synthase; translation: MIIKVDPLNPEIDKIRIAAEVIKKGGLVAFPTETVYGLGGNAFNPEAAVKVFKAKNRPMDNPLIVHISDLDQLFEVARGIPDHVLEVAQKVWPGPLTFVLPKTDKVPKETTGGLDTVAVRMPAHPIALQLIRESGVPIAAPSANLATRPSPTRAEDVIDDLDDKVDVIIDGGETFFGVESTIINVTVDPPVLLRPGPFTVEELEKLFGKIVVPEEIRTGGFKVALAPGMKYKHYAPRKKMLLVENMSIFREVVEALRKKYKVAVLCSTEMAPMFDDPKIILGSEKNLYEVAKNLFASFRKLDTLDVDLGVLQSFPEAGIGLAIMNRARKASGMSIIKEMEDIEKYVGN
- a CDS encoding biotin--[acetyl-CoA-carboxylase] ligase, translated to MLVIKLDKVTSTQDFAEAVYSLLYSEYIVVAEEQTKARGRHGREWYSPKGGLWFTYVKYNFLPSQVPMATLKSSLAIRQVLGKYVDARIRWPNDIVVNKKKISGVLVEAIAQGETSTIFIGTGVNTNVTAFPQGISATSLFLETGKEFNNDELLLELVKSIDEYLKIGDKEAIEEVNRYLSIKDEKVKIYGRDFAKECEALFVDNYGRLITDCGIFEVEDVLRLESS
- a CDS encoding NAD(P)/FAD-dependent oxidoreductase, translating into MRVVVVGSGPAGLYAAITACSHAKVTLIEKDEKLGGTCVLYGCIPSKAMLHPGVIAYQLGRLGRKVEFSFEDAKMLAKDAINRLSKGVEATLESYGVEVVHGLASLSSGKINVGGQSMEADSVVLALGTEKPSVKGTIASDNIPYLDGQFNVVGLIGGGVGGVEYGWLFKMLGKEVHIFEKENRLLPYLDEDLRSEVTKYFQRLGVKLHLGDLAKVDEKKVLFGNETVNVDLVVFTFGRRPSLKGFEGTFSGWIKTDERMYTGVGNIYAAGDVTGSFTAHEAIHKGIIAGKNAIGLKEKYVGEMVPKVIYTEPQIAYVGKMEGQCVRVNMAENPRAIAEKETEGFVKVCQKEGRITGAVAFSERAEEIVTIASVLSKMPLSEAKEFFAPHPSYLESLWEALRRLQP
- a CDS encoding universal stress protein; protein product: MFSHILVAYDGSDNSKRALDVAIELASKYSAKLDIVEVVDSTIFAGAGIAPVPAEVIESVYNKAKGDVEEAKKQAASKGVNANGEVLEGDPAGAILDYATKNKVDLIVTGSRGLSTFKRLLLGSVSTRIVQEAKIPVLVVK